In Vitis vinifera cultivar Pinot Noir 40024 chromosome 11, ASM3070453v1, a genomic segment contains:
- the LOC104880683 gene encoding uncharacterized protein LOC104880683, protein MTGAAALPSYACDVVTGRRKSTMAHSGLACAFPLGPGFEKAQASTSLGSLNPLGSTPSLVLGHESPICSLRRRRGALASFPAPASSLVSDKRLLKEVPPQMDAPPPANGDNQKIRPELQGFDSSGLMRIKILCWNVRGLNDLEKRKLIKGVVRNQKPDLVCLLEMKVKEMSLQMVKSVGVGRFLNWASVDARGAARGLLLFWDNRVLENLEVESGGYSISVRFRNCADGFSWIFSGVYGPVIGSEKEDFWEELGAIRGRWDDPWCVGGDFNSVRFPEERRNAPSLTAEMRRFSEVIGELGLRDSPLTGGPFTLIGGLNSQAASSPIVLEAGGFSSGKSPFHFENMWLKIDGFKDLVRSWWNGYSVEGYSSHCIAEKLKALKKDLKIWNKEVVGNVSSNRVEAFACLQYWEAKEKENPLNPGDMEAKNLSLEDHKK, encoded by the exons ATGACTGGTGCAGCAGCCCTCCCCTCCTATGCCTGCGACGTGGTCACAGGCCGGCGTAAGAGCACCATGGCCCATTCGGGCTTGGCCTGTGCCTTTCCTCTTGGGCCTGGGTTTGAGAAGGCCCAAGCCTCAACCTCTTTGGGATCACTTAATCCCCTCGGCTCAACCCCTTCTCTTGTCTTAGGGCATGAAAGCCCCATCTGCTCGCTGCGACGAAGGAGAGGAGCCCTTGCTTCTTTTCCAGCCCCTGCTTCATCTCTCGTCTCCGATAAACGCCTTCTAAAGGAAGTGCCACCCCAAATGGATGCGCCGCCGCCTGCAAATgg GGACAACCAAAAAATCAGGCCAGAGCTCCAGGGTTTTGATTCCAGTGGATTAATGAGAATCAAAATTCTCTGCTGGAATGTCCGTGGGCTTAATGATCTTGAAAAAAGAAAGCTAATCAAGGGTGTGGTGAGGAATCAAAAACCGGATTTGGTTTGCCTCTTAGAGATGAAGGTGAAAGAAATGTCTCTGCAAATGGTAAAAAGCGTGGGTGTAGGAAGATTTCTTAACTGGGCGTCAGTGGACGCTAGGGGTGCGGCAAGAGGCCTCCTTCTCTTCTGGGATAACAGAGTTCTGGAGAATTTGGAGGTTGAAAGTGGAGGGTATTCCATCTCTGTTCGATTTAGAAATTGTGCTGACGGCTTCTCTTGGATTTTCTCCGGAGTGTACGGGCCAGTGATTGGTAGCgaaaaagaagatttttggGAGGAACTTGGAGCCATCCGTGGCCGCTGGGATGACCCTTGGTGCGTAGGAGGGGACTTCAACTCTGTAAGATTCCCAGAGGAAAGAAGGAACGCCCCTAGCCTCACAGCTGAaatgaggagattttcagaGGTGATAGGGGAGCTAGGGCTAAGGGATTCTCCACTGACCGGAGGTCCCTTCACTTTGATAGGGGGTTTGAACTCTCAAGCTGCCTCTAG CCCCATAGTCCTAGAAGCTGGAGGTTTCTCCTCAGGAAAAAGCCCCTtccattttgaaaatatgtggctgaaaatAGACGGATTCAAAGACCTAGTAAGGAGCTGGTGGAATGGGTATTCTGTAGAAGGCTATAGCAGCCACTGCATTGCTGAGAAACTCAAAGCACTTAAAAAGGACCTGAAAATCTGGAATAAGGAGGTGGTAGGCAACGTCTCTTCCAATAGAGTAGAGGCCTTCGCCTGCTTGCAGTATTGGGAAGCCAAGGAGAAGGAGAACCCGCTTAACCCTGGAGATATGGAGGCTAAAAATCTGTCTCTTGAGGACCATAAGAAATAG